The Sinomonas sp. P10A9 genome includes a window with the following:
- a CDS encoding ABC transporter ATP-binding protein, whose protein sequence is MTTVEEAAPRHAARDEALAALELAGVVKSFGSQRAVDAISWSVRRGDFVGLLGPNGAGKTTLISMISGLVKIDEGKCRVFGIDTAKDLGKVKRVLGVVPQDLAIYPELSARDNLRFFGAMYGLGGAELKDRTEDALRRVGLEDRAVRPAAGKFSGGQKRRLNIAAALLHRPEILILDEPTVGIDPQSRNFVFETLRELNREGMTIVYVTHYMEEVEALCRTVAIVDHGRLIEEGPLERVLERHGSSLVRLGLSAEERQLAVELLEQHPEVSHRVLEDGDLQIAAKALPDAVALVTRILTDIAPSPETCKILPPSLETVFIELTGNQLRDS, encoded by the coding sequence GTGACAACTGTTGAGGAAGCCGCTCCCCGCCATGCGGCCCGGGACGAGGCCCTCGCGGCGCTCGAGCTCGCGGGCGTCGTCAAGAGTTTCGGCTCCCAGCGGGCCGTCGACGCGATTTCGTGGTCCGTGCGCCGTGGCGACTTCGTCGGCCTGCTCGGCCCGAACGGCGCCGGCAAGACGACCCTGATCTCGATGATCTCCGGGCTCGTGAAGATCGACGAGGGCAAATGCCGCGTGTTCGGGATCGACACGGCCAAGGATCTCGGGAAGGTCAAACGAGTGCTCGGCGTCGTGCCACAGGACCTCGCCATCTACCCGGAGTTGAGCGCCCGGGACAACCTTCGCTTCTTCGGGGCGATGTACGGCCTCGGGGGCGCCGAACTCAAGGACCGGACCGAGGACGCGCTGCGGCGCGTCGGTCTCGAAGACCGTGCGGTGCGCCCCGCCGCCGGAAAGTTCAGCGGGGGCCAGAAGCGCCGGTTGAACATCGCGGCGGCTCTCCTGCACCGGCCCGAGATCCTCATTCTCGACGAGCCGACCGTCGGCATCGACCCTCAGTCGCGCAACTTCGTCTTCGAAACCCTCCGCGAGCTCAACCGGGAGGGCATGACCATCGTCTACGTCACGCACTACATGGAAGAGGTCGAGGCCCTCTGCCGCACCGTGGCGATCGTGGACCACGGCCGCCTCATCGAGGAGGGGCCGCTCGAGCGGGTGCTCGAGCGGCACGGTTCCTCCCTCGTGCGCCTCGGCCTGAGCGCCGAGGAGCGGCAGCTCGCCGTCGAACTCCTCGAGCAGCACCCGGAGGTCTCCCACCGCGTTCTTGAGGACGGCGACCTCCAGATCGCGGCGAAGGCGCTGCCCGACGCGGTGGCCCTGGTGACGCGAATCCTCACCGACATCGCCCCGAGCCCCGAGACCTGCAAGATCCTCCCCCCGTCCCTCGAGACGGTCTTCATCGAGCTGACCGGCAATCAGCTCCGCGACTCCTGA
- a CDS encoding response regulator produces MTAAPARGSCAPLRIVLVDDHPLFLAGIAQLIEAEPGLTLAGTATTSEDATQLLEGAAPDVAILDVSLPGENGFALAKALVAGGSEVKVLMLSGHDEVQYQRTAFQIGAHGYLSKACTRAELRDAILTVRAGRLSFTPEVMAERGRGPGIPAPTRRELEVLRHIGDGLSNKEIAATLVVSERTVHFHVGNLLAKMQASSRTQAVARARELGWLND; encoded by the coding sequence ATGACGGCTGCACCTGCTCGAGGTTCCTGTGCGCCCCTGCGGATTGTGCTCGTCGACGACCATCCGCTCTTCCTCGCGGGCATCGCCCAGCTGATCGAGGCGGAGCCGGGGCTCACGCTCGCCGGAACCGCCACCACGTCGGAGGACGCCACGCAGCTCCTTGAAGGGGCCGCCCCCGACGTGGCGATCCTCGACGTCAGCCTCCCCGGTGAGAACGGATTCGCCCTCGCGAAGGCGCTCGTCGCCGGAGGATCCGAGGTCAAGGTCCTCATGCTCAGCGGCCACGACGAAGTCCAGTACCAGCGCACTGCCTTCCAGATCGGGGCCCACGGCTACCTCTCCAAGGCCTGCACACGGGCCGAACTGCGGGACGCGATTCTGACGGTGCGGGCGGGGCGCCTCTCATTCACTCCCGAGGTCATGGCCGAGCGCGGACGGGGACCAGGCATCCCCGCCCCCACGCGCCGCGAACTCGAGGTGCTCCGGCACATCGGCGACGGCCTCAGCAACAAGGAGATCGCGGCGACCCTCGTGGTCAGCGAGCGCACCGTGCATTTCCACGTCGGAAACCTTCTCGCCAAGATGCAGGCGAGCTCCCGGACGCAGGCGGTGGCCCGCGCCCGGGAACTCGGCTGGCTCAACGACTGA
- a CDS encoding beta-ketoacyl synthase N-terminal-like domain-containing protein — MSVVVTGYGLCTGVRSDLAGVLGGTLEPPAEVSAGAGLPVRRVDDAETAPWVPRRLARKMDRISRITTAAVGQAIQHARLDEPDLVRGTGLVLSTAFGSAGVVSRVLADVLSDDPVISPLLFPNVVANAAAGQASIAFGLRGPNSVLGGVGGLMYAFDMLASGRAERLLVGGFDEMTDVYERALAATGFSVPVRAIGEGAAVVVLETDDAARGRGAEPLAELVAASVASDLEFTLDGASAYAGDGMARSLAAVAAQAPVPELFLGSGWPDTLLRDSEERYVRRAIVDAAQWPKDATGEMFACSAALNAVLAAAAISGGPDAGRPAPRSVVVTAHDSSRGQSEAAYFRAPAAAGAVGGGENAGNRAVQPSGRVA; from the coding sequence ATGAGCGTCGTCGTCACCGGCTACGGGCTCTGCACGGGAGTCCGCTCGGATCTCGCAGGCGTGCTCGGCGGAACCCTCGAGCCGCCGGCCGAGGTCTCGGCGGGCGCTGGGCTCCCCGTCCGCCGCGTTGACGACGCCGAGACTGCTCCGTGGGTGCCCAGGCGGCTGGCCCGCAAGATGGACAGGATCAGCCGGATCACGACCGCGGCCGTCGGCCAGGCGATCCAGCACGCGCGCCTCGACGAGCCCGATCTCGTGAGGGGTACCGGGCTCGTGCTCTCGACCGCGTTCGGCTCGGCTGGCGTGGTCAGCAGGGTCCTCGCCGACGTGCTCTCGGACGACCCCGTCATCTCGCCGCTCCTGTTCCCCAACGTCGTGGCCAATGCGGCGGCGGGCCAGGCCTCGATCGCGTTCGGGCTGCGGGGACCGAACTCCGTCCTCGGCGGCGTGGGCGGGCTCATGTACGCCTTCGACATGCTCGCCTCGGGCCGAGCGGAACGCCTCCTAGTCGGCGGCTTCGACGAGATGACGGATGTCTACGAGCGCGCGCTCGCGGCCACCGGCTTCTCCGTGCCCGTGCGCGCGATCGGTGAGGGGGCCGCCGTCGTGGTCCTCGAGACGGACGACGCCGCACGGGGCCGTGGCGCTGAGCCGCTCGCCGAACTGGTCGCTGCCTCGGTGGCCTCTGACCTCGAGTTCACGCTCGACGGCGCGTCTGCCTACGCGGGCGACGGCATGGCACGCTCGCTTGCCGCGGTCGCGGCCCAGGCCCCCGTGCCGGAGCTGTTCCTCGGTTCCGGCTGGCCGGACACGCTCCTGCGGGATTCCGAGGAGCGGTATGTCCGTCGCGCCATCGTGGACGCCGCGCAGTGGCCCAAGGACGCGACGGGCGAGATGTTCGCATGCTCGGCAGCCCTCAACGCGGTCCTCGCGGCGGCCGCGATCTCGGGGGGCCCTGACGCGGGCAGGCCGGCGCCACGCTCAGTGGTCGTCACGGCGCATGACAGCTCGCGGGGACAATCCGAGGCGGCCTACTTCCGCGCTCCGGCAGCCGCTGGGGCCGTCGGTGGCGGCGAAAACGCCGGCAACCGAGCAGTTCAACCGTCAGGGAGGGTCGCATGA
- a CDS encoding SDR family NAD(P)-dependent oxidoreductase: MTRRPAAPLGPPRTALVVGGTGGIGAAVIRELAPSCERIIFTYGSQADAARDLERELEGVGASVRTIRADLTDSAAWEATLGSLVESEPIDLLVNAAGVSDDALCIDVDTERFARQYQVNVTAPWIAMRVLARDMAYHRRGRIINVASIAATVNSPGRSVYASTKAAIVSLTKSFAVEVGRFGIRVNAVAPGFVETPMIEDFDETTRKAFTDQVPLGRFATAEEVARVVGFLAGENAEYLHGTVVTVDGGTSA, from the coding sequence GTGACGCGCCGCCCGGCCGCCCCGCTCGGGCCACCACGCACGGCGCTCGTCGTGGGCGGCACGGGCGGGATCGGCGCCGCCGTCATCCGGGAGCTCGCGCCTTCGTGCGAGCGGATCATCTTCACCTACGGGAGCCAGGCCGACGCCGCCCGCGACCTCGAGCGTGAGCTCGAAGGTGTGGGAGCGAGCGTGCGTACCATACGGGCCGACCTCACCGACTCGGCCGCTTGGGAGGCAACTCTCGGATCGCTCGTCGAGAGCGAGCCGATCGACCTACTCGTCAACGCGGCCGGAGTCAGCGACGATGCGCTGTGCATCGACGTGGACACCGAGCGCTTCGCGCGGCAGTACCAAGTCAACGTCACGGCGCCGTGGATCGCCATGCGCGTCCTGGCCCGCGATATGGCGTACCACCGCCGAGGACGGATCATCAACGTCGCGTCGATCGCCGCAACGGTCAACTCCCCCGGCCGGAGCGTCTACGCGAGCACCAAGGCCGCCATCGTCTCGCTCACGAAGTCCTTCGCGGTCGAAGTCGGGCGGTTCGGGATCCGGGTCAATGCTGTGGCGCCGGGATTCGTCGAGACCCCCATGATCGAGGACTTCGACGAGACGACGCGCAAGGCCTTCACCGATCAGGTCCCGCTGGGCCGCTTCGCGACCGCCGAGGAGGTGGCCCGTGTCGTGGGCTTCCTCGCGGGCGAGAACGCCGAGTACCTCCATGGGACGGTCGTCACGGTGGACGGGGGGACGTCGGCATGA
- a CDS encoding acyl carrier protein, producing MEITIDGLKDLMISRLGLDMEPGDIQPEDSLQNDLGLDSVDLLEVAIGIERTYRVKITQNDTAAFESLQSLFDFCSEQSLAGVK from the coding sequence ATGGAAATCACGATCGACGGCCTCAAGGACCTCATGATCTCCCGACTCGGCCTGGATATGGAACCGGGCGATATCCAGCCCGAGGATTCGCTCCAGAATGACCTTGGCCTCGATTCGGTTGACCTTCTCGAGGTAGCCATCGGCATCGAGCGGACGTACCGGGTCAAGATCACCCAGAATGACACCGCCGCGTTCGAGTCCCTGCAGTCGCTCTTCGACTTCTGCAGCGAGCAGTCTCTCGCCGGCGTCAAGTGA
- a CDS encoding glycosyltransferase family 2 protein codes for MTPQASVIVPTHNKRERLVLMLEAFAHQAVPDFEVVVCDDGSTDGTAEALASLEAEVPYRLVYVSGPRGGAGAARNRAAAAARGDVLIFNDDDMVPAPGFVARHVEACAAGDVLSRGERWAVPVDVVPSFLGRRADAALYAEVWSSARMTVAEKWTLDALAASPDHHYRFLQTCTSNLALRRSSFEQVGGFDESFGTRWGAEDTEFGYRAQLAGVGIRLTTAAKNLHLEHSTDSGAKFTKGLENFRRLAEIHPESKGIKTLVKYVEMAVERGHAAELFDEQSFVDWTSPDILSFS; via the coding sequence ATGACTCCTCAGGCCTCCGTGATCGTTCCAACCCACAACAAGCGAGAGCGCCTCGTGCTCATGCTCGAGGCCTTCGCGCACCAGGCTGTCCCCGACTTTGAGGTCGTCGTGTGCGACGACGGCTCGACGGACGGCACAGCGGAGGCCCTCGCCTCACTGGAGGCCGAGGTCCCCTACCGGCTGGTGTACGTGTCGGGCCCTCGGGGCGGGGCCGGCGCGGCACGGAACCGCGCCGCCGCCGCGGCCCGCGGCGATGTCCTGATCTTCAACGATGACGACATGGTGCCCGCCCCGGGCTTCGTCGCCCGCCATGTCGAGGCGTGCGCGGCGGGGGACGTCCTCTCCCGCGGGGAGCGCTGGGCGGTACCGGTCGACGTCGTGCCCTCCTTCCTCGGTCGGCGCGCCGACGCTGCACTCTATGCCGAGGTCTGGTCGAGCGCCCGGATGACCGTGGCCGAGAAGTGGACGCTCGACGCTCTCGCCGCGAGCCCCGACCACCACTACCGCTTCCTCCAGACCTGCACGAGCAACCTCGCGCTGCGCCGCTCGTCGTTCGAGCAGGTCGGCGGGTTCGACGAATCCTTCGGCACCCGCTGGGGCGCCGAGGACACGGAATTCGGTTACCGCGCGCAGCTCGCAGGCGTCGGCATCCGCCTCACCACCGCGGCGAAGAACCTCCACCTCGAGCACTCCACGGATTCTGGCGCGAAATTCACCAAGGGCCTTGAGAATTTCCGGAGGCTCGCCGAGATCCATCCCGAAAGCAAGGGCATCAAGACCCTCGTGAAATATGTCGAAATGGCGGTCGAGCGCGGACACGCTGCGGAATTGTTCGACGAGCAGTCATTCGTCGACTGGACATCTCCGGACATCCTCAGTTTCAGCTAG
- a CDS encoding lysophospholipid acyltransferase family protein, giving the protein MSYLKRLLLLVLKAWVDRRVIGVLGDKPPAAPFIVTANHTSYFDHVVLAWWLLCNGLPYPKFLSKSELFDSPLSAWFNRRGGGIPVERGGADMDAFEAARKVLADGGVLVMYAEGTRSRDGWLRAPRRGLATLAAEAGVPVVPVGLFGVNEVLPVGSRWPRRRRRIAVNVASPLAPPEAGRAAGQEFILRVFARIAGQTGQWPAFVAPEFAPAPGPARRGSRAAAAHALVERAFRAQSGEAEELFRRALLVTRGVRCDYADLERGRAAGQMAGFTRNPFAQLAWALRSRRLIWRSVRRLPGNALAWHVWASLMERLPGWLGGDRVAAAMGHRVAVSLTQDHRNALHTALVFRDAGRPQEAARWLELFLQLDPAAADRLRIQRGRELLAELRGGEVPSAAAR; this is encoded by the coding sequence GTGAGCTACCTCAAGAGGCTCCTGCTCCTCGTCCTCAAGGCCTGGGTGGACCGTCGGGTGATCGGAGTCCTCGGCGACAAGCCGCCTGCCGCGCCGTTCATCGTCACGGCTAACCACACGAGCTACTTCGACCACGTGGTCCTCGCGTGGTGGCTCCTGTGCAACGGCCTTCCGTACCCGAAGTTCCTCTCGAAGTCCGAGCTCTTCGACTCTCCGCTTTCGGCCTGGTTCAACCGCCGGGGCGGCGGGATTCCGGTGGAGCGGGGCGGGGCGGACATGGACGCGTTTGAGGCCGCTCGGAAGGTCCTCGCGGACGGCGGCGTGCTGGTCATGTACGCCGAGGGCACGCGCAGCCGTGACGGCTGGCTCCGCGCACCGCGGCGCGGTCTCGCGACGCTCGCCGCCGAGGCCGGAGTACCGGTGGTCCCGGTGGGCCTCTTCGGTGTCAACGAGGTTCTGCCGGTCGGCTCGCGCTGGCCGCGCAGGCGCCGTCGGATCGCGGTCAACGTGGCCTCCCCGCTGGCTCCCCCCGAGGCGGGGCGGGCCGCGGGCCAGGAGTTCATCCTGCGCGTATTCGCCCGCATCGCGGGGCAGACCGGGCAGTGGCCGGCGTTTGTGGCCCCCGAGTTCGCCCCGGCCCCCGGGCCCGCCCGCCGGGGTTCGCGTGCTGCCGCGGCCCACGCCCTCGTGGAGCGCGCGTTCCGGGCACAGAGCGGCGAGGCCGAGGAGCTGTTCAGGCGTGCGCTGCTCGTGACGCGAGGGGTGCGCTGCGACTATGCGGACCTCGAGCGGGGCCGGGCCGCGGGGCAGATGGCGGGGTTCACCCGCAACCCGTTCGCGCAGCTCGCGTGGGCCCTGCGGAGCAGGCGTCTCATCTGGCGGTCCGTGCGGCGGCTACCGGGCAATGCTCTCGCGTGGCACGTCTGGGCATCGCTCATGGAGCGCCTCCCCGGGTGGCTCGGCGGCGACCGCGTCGCTGCAGCCATGGGACATCGAGTGGCGGTCTCGCTCACTCAGGACCACCGCAACGCGCTCCACACCGCGCTCGTCTTCCGGGACGCCGGCCGGCCGCAGGAGGCGGCACGTTGGCTCGAGCTGTTCCTCCAGCTCGATCCCGCGGCCGCCGACCGCCTGCGGATCCAACGCGGCAGGGAGCTGCTCGCGGAACTCCGCGGCGGCGAGGTCCCTTCCGCGGCCGCGCGGTGA
- the fabZ gene encoding 3-hydroxyacyl-ACP dehydratase FabZ → MSEALISARTTQTIAHFYPHRHPFLLVDRIEEAGPDQAVGIKAVTATEPWFTGHFPERPVLPGVILLEAMAQVGRFLKPLDRELLSSRLARIDAVKFLREAVPGDVLRMVATSEGELGDVSKYKVVASVDDEPCASAQFTVHSVLAPAAGTPAGARA, encoded by the coding sequence GTGAGCGAGGCCCTCATCAGCGCCAGGACGACTCAGACGATCGCCCACTTCTACCCCCATCGCCACCCGTTCCTCCTCGTGGACCGGATCGAGGAGGCCGGCCCGGACCAGGCCGTCGGCATCAAAGCCGTCACGGCGACCGAGCCGTGGTTCACGGGGCACTTCCCGGAGCGTCCCGTGCTGCCGGGCGTCATCCTCCTCGAGGCCATGGCCCAGGTCGGGCGCTTCCTCAAACCGCTCGACCGCGAGCTCCTCTCGTCACGGCTCGCGCGGATCGACGCGGTCAAGTTCCTTCGCGAGGCGGTGCCGGGCGACGTCTTGCGCATGGTGGCCACGTCCGAGGGTGAGCTCGGGGATGTCAGCAAGTACAAGGTCGTCGCGAGTGTCGACGACGAACCGTGTGCGTCGGCCCAGTTCACGGTGCACTCCGTCCTGGCCCCGGCGGCCGGTACCCCTGCGGGGGCCCGCGCATGA
- a CDS encoding beta-ketoacyl-[acyl-carrier-protein] synthase family protein encodes MRRVVITGVGCVSPFGAGVEALREGILSSRTVFAPVRKFDGSQYGIDAAAEIPEDVDLSGVDGSRPSQLIQLAAEEALRDARLGARDLADAAVVLGTTLGSDEISSALWHETQGLEPDYVAVMGSMAECGGRALVDRWRIGGPCLTVITACAAGTNAIGLGLDLIRIGRADRVVVGGLDTLTQLIYGGFASIGALGTVCLPFAEAGRRQGTVLGENAAVLVLESAESAAQRGAEPYAEVLGYGLSNDAHHMTAPEPEGLGATLAMQRCLEHAGLTPDDVDYVNAHGTGTRLNDPVEVAALRRVFGERLAQVPVSSLKSQIGHGLSSGGAIEAIATVLALKERFLPPTAHAEPTLDAALDFVREPRPTSGVRTAMSNSFAFGGHNASVAFSVWDKGPSTAPAPA; translated from the coding sequence ATGAGACGAGTCGTCATCACAGGGGTGGGGTGCGTGTCCCCCTTCGGGGCTGGCGTCGAGGCGTTGCGCGAGGGGATCCTCTCGTCGCGGACCGTCTTCGCTCCCGTGCGTAAGTTCGACGGATCGCAGTACGGCATCGACGCTGCGGCGGAGATCCCGGAGGACGTCGACCTGAGCGGAGTCGACGGCAGTCGCCCGTCGCAGCTGATCCAGCTGGCCGCCGAGGAGGCGCTGCGGGACGCGCGGCTCGGGGCGCGCGATCTCGCGGACGCGGCGGTGGTGCTCGGCACCACGCTCGGCTCGGACGAGATCAGCTCGGCCCTGTGGCACGAGACCCAGGGACTCGAGCCGGATTACGTGGCCGTGATGGGCTCGATGGCCGAGTGCGGGGGTCGTGCGCTCGTGGACCGCTGGAGGATCGGCGGGCCATGCCTCACGGTCATCACCGCTTGTGCCGCGGGCACCAACGCGATCGGCCTTGGGCTCGACCTGATCCGCATCGGCCGTGCGGACCGGGTCGTCGTCGGGGGGCTCGACACGCTCACGCAGCTCATCTATGGCGGCTTCGCGAGCATCGGTGCGCTCGGGACCGTGTGCCTGCCGTTCGCCGAGGCGGGACGCCGCCAGGGCACGGTGCTCGGCGAGAACGCTGCAGTCCTCGTCCTGGAGTCGGCCGAATCGGCTGCCCAGCGCGGTGCCGAGCCGTACGCGGAGGTCCTCGGCTACGGTCTGTCCAACGACGCGCACCACATGACCGCACCCGAGCCCGAGGGCCTCGGGGCCACGCTCGCCATGCAGCGCTGCCTCGAGCACGCGGGCCTGACTCCCGACGACGTGGACTACGTCAACGCGCATGGGACCGGCACGCGGCTCAACGACCCTGTCGAGGTCGCGGCGCTCCGCCGCGTGTTCGGCGAGCGGCTCGCGCAGGTACCCGTGAGCTCGCTCAAGTCCCAGATCGGCCACGGACTCAGCAGCGGCGGCGCCATCGAGGCGATCGCCACGGTCCTCGCGCTCAAGGAGCGCTTCCTGCCGCCGACGGCGCACGCGGAGCCGACGCTCGATGCTGCCCTCGACTTCGTGCGGGAGCCCCGGCCGACCTCCGGAGTCCGGACGGCGATGTCGAACTCGTTCGCGTTCGGGGGGCACAACGCGAGCGTCGCCTTCTCCGTGTGGGACAAAGGGCCCTCAACGGCTCCCGCGCCCGCCTGA
- the ribB gene encoding 3,4-dihydroxy-2-butanone-4-phosphate synthase — translation MFDAENFERALDDLRRGHMILVVDDADRENEGDLVAAAELVTGEQINFMAREARGLICVAVDRSIAEAKELAPMVQRNEDHLGTAFTVSVDAAPHFGVTTGISAFDRAETIRVILDENLAPDTLRRPGHIFPLVARPAGVLARRGHTEASTDLCALAGLRKAAVIVEIIADDGHMARDAELAEFARVHSLTTVTVEDVVQARLARVTDELELAVAE, via the coding sequence ATGTTTGATGCCGAGAATTTCGAACGGGCCCTCGACGATCTCCGCCGCGGCCACATGATCCTGGTCGTGGACGACGCCGACCGGGAGAACGAGGGAGACCTCGTGGCCGCCGCTGAGCTCGTGACCGGGGAGCAGATCAACTTCATGGCACGCGAAGCCCGCGGACTCATCTGCGTCGCTGTCGATCGGTCCATCGCCGAGGCCAAGGAGCTGGCCCCCATGGTCCAGCGCAACGAGGATCATCTGGGGACGGCCTTCACGGTGTCAGTCGACGCCGCCCCCCACTTCGGGGTCACGACCGGCATCTCCGCCTTCGACCGGGCCGAGACGATCCGCGTCATCCTGGACGAGAACCTCGCGCCCGACACGCTGCGGCGCCCCGGCCACATCTTCCCGCTCGTCGCACGGCCGGCCGGCGTGCTGGCCCGGCGCGGCCACACAGAGGCCTCCACTGACCTGTGTGCCCTCGCGGGCCTGCGCAAGGCGGCGGTGATCGTCGAGATCATCGCGGACGACGGGCACATGGCCCGGGATGCCGAGCTCGCCGAATTCGCCCGCGTCCACTCCCTCACCACGGTGACGGTCGAAGACGTCGTCCAGGCCCGGCTCGCCCGGGTCACCGACGAGCTCGAGTTGGCAGTGGCCGAGTGA
- a CDS encoding 4'-phosphopantetheinyl transferase superfamily protein, whose translation MSAAAEGGDGFTAAASEGFPGRIAVLRRHGGDGRGRPHRSNEHEHGRAAARAALGLLGGPGLERVPIGADADGCPVWPAGVAGSISHSAPWAAAAAAWTRSGVRGVGVDVEVVRPRHAALWQRVVMPDDAQAAPPGAPAEYVATVCFALREAVYKCVFPVLRVPMDWPDARLATNWDVGSAGVVLDERLGCDGALAAEFRAHDGAVVALCWWTAGASRK comes from the coding sequence GTGTCGGCCGCGGCTGAGGGCGGGGACGGCTTCACCGCCGCCGCCTCGGAGGGCTTTCCCGGCCGGATCGCCGTGCTGCGGCGCCACGGCGGAGACGGTCGGGGGCGCCCCCACCGCAGCAATGAACACGAGCACGGCAGGGCCGCGGCCCGGGCCGCCCTCGGACTCCTCGGTGGCCCGGGCCTCGAGCGCGTTCCCATCGGCGCCGATGCAGATGGCTGCCCGGTGTGGCCGGCCGGCGTTGCGGGGAGCATCTCCCATTCCGCGCCGTGGGCGGCCGCCGCTGCCGCGTGGACGCGCTCCGGGGTGCGCGGCGTCGGCGTGGACGTCGAGGTTGTGCGGCCGCGGCACGCCGCTCTGTGGCAACGTGTCGTCATGCCCGACGACGCCCAAGCGGCTCCGCCGGGCGCACCCGCGGAGTACGTCGCAACTGTCTGCTTCGCCCTCCGCGAGGCCGTCTACAAGTGCGTCTTCCCGGTCCTCAGGGTGCCGATGGACTGGCCCGACGCCAGGCTCGCGACCAACTGGGACGTGGGGTCGGCCGGGGTCGTCCTCGACGAGCGGCTCGGCTGCGACGGCGCGCTGGCAGCAGAGTTTCGAGCGCACGACGGCGCCGTGGTTGCCTTGTGCTGGTGGACCGCCGGTGCGTCCCGGAAGTGA
- a CDS encoding ABC transporter permease, with protein MKTLHVFWKDLLILSKDRGTYINLFVLPLMFSVVLTIALGGAFGGGASSSPVTIPVTASGAQAEAVAKDITSIPGITWQEAGVDDAKSAVDQGKSIGAVLIAPDGASLDFYEDPSQANNAQLLFGQISAALAAKHAATQASELGAVAASGSQTEQVKAATIAAQPQVTLTTSQSGNRSTDVKPTAAQQYIPGFTVAFLFFIASTIAQYIFMERDRGTLRRLLVSPVGRASILAGKLLPTVVIGFVQVVVIFTVGRLLFGMTLGDPVALLLVTCAAVAAANGFGLMITSLSKTQAQATGMATLLVFTLATVAGCYVPLSFMPGFMQGIALATPQGWAMQAYQNIIMKGSDIAQVLPAVGALAAFAVVFFGIGLFRFKFEER; from the coding sequence GTGAAAACCCTTCACGTGTTCTGGAAGGACCTCCTGATCCTCTCCAAGGACCGCGGCACCTACATCAACCTCTTTGTCCTGCCCCTCATGTTCAGCGTCGTGCTGACGATCGCCCTCGGGGGCGCGTTCGGCGGCGGGGCCTCGAGCTCTCCCGTGACCATCCCCGTCACGGCGTCCGGCGCCCAGGCCGAGGCCGTCGCGAAGGACATCACCTCTATCCCCGGGATCACCTGGCAGGAGGCCGGGGTCGACGACGCGAAGTCCGCTGTGGACCAGGGCAAGTCGATCGGGGCCGTCCTCATCGCCCCCGACGGCGCCTCCCTCGACTTCTACGAGGACCCGTCCCAGGCGAACAATGCGCAGCTGCTGTTCGGACAGATCTCGGCCGCGCTCGCCGCCAAGCACGCGGCGACCCAGGCCTCCGAGCTCGGGGCCGTCGCGGCGTCGGGCAGCCAGACGGAGCAGGTCAAGGCGGCCACGATCGCCGCGCAGCCGCAGGTCACGCTCACCACGAGCCAGTCGGGCAACCGCAGCACCGATGTCAAGCCGACGGCCGCGCAGCAGTACATCCCCGGCTTCACGGTTGCGTTCCTGTTCTTCATTGCTTCGACGATCGCGCAGTACATCTTCATGGAGCGCGACCGCGGCACCCTCCGCCGCCTGCTTGTCAGCCCGGTGGGCCGCGCGTCGATCCTCGCCGGCAAGCTGCTTCCGACGGTCGTCATCGGCTTCGTCCAGGTTGTCGTGATCTTCACCGTCGGCCGGCTCCTGTTCGGCATGACTCTGGGAGACCCGGTGGCGCTTCTCCTCGTCACGTGCGCCGCGGTCGCTGCGGCCAACGGCTTCGGGCTCATGATCACCTCGCTGAGCAAGACCCAGGCCCAAGCCACCGGCATGGCCACGCTGCTCGTCTTCACCCTCGCGACGGTTGCGGGATGCTACGTCCCCCTCTCGTTCATGCCGGGATTCATGCAGGGCATAGCCCTAGCCACACCGCAGGGCTGGGCCATGCAGGCCTACCAGAACATCATCATGAAGGGGTCTGACATTGCCCAGGTCCTCCCCGCCGTAGGCGCGCTCGCCGCCTTCGCGGTGGTCTTCTTCGGGATCGGCCTCTTCCGCTTCAAGTTCGAGGAGCGCTGA